In one Lycium barbarum isolate Lr01 chromosome 7, ASM1917538v2, whole genome shotgun sequence genomic region, the following are encoded:
- the LOC132603986 gene encoding agamous-like MADS-box protein AGL27 isoform X3, with product MGRRKVEIKRIQEKSCRQVAFSKRRKGLLKKAKALSTLCDVDVAVVIFSNSGKLYEFSNTNSLTGILQQYESHIEAEKEISAEILLEEHSKCSRFMKMGELLQTTERQLEETNADGLAVTDLVHLENELQTALIQARSRKTHLMLESVKGLHEKIQIARIKKNGTVNEMSPPHKICGQQRVTLNFLW from the exons ATGGGGCGAAGGAAGGTAGAAATAAAGAGAATCCAAGAGAAAAGCTGTAGGCAAGTTGCTTTTTCTAAACGGAGAAAAGGTCTATTGAAGAAAGCCAAAGCACTCTCAACTCTGTGCGATGTTGATGTTGCTGTTGTTATCTTCTCCAATAGTGGCAAGCTCTATGAATTCTCCAACACTAACAG TCTAACAGGGATCCTTCAACAATATGAAAGCCACATCGAAGCAGAAAAAGAGATCTCTGCAGAAATCCTGCTCGAAGAG CACTCTAAATGCTCAAGGTTCATGAAAATGGGAGAACTGTTACAAACAACAGAAAG GCAACTGGAGGAAACTAATGCTGATGGTCTCGCAGTGACTGATCTTGTCCATTTGGAAAACGAACTTCAAACTGCTCTAATACAAGCCAGATCTAGAAAG ACACATTTGATGCTTGAATCTGTTAAGGGTCTTCATGAGAAG ATACAGATAGCTAGGATCAAGAAAAACGGAACAGTGAATGAGATGTCACCACCCCACAAAATTTGTGGACAACAGAGAGTGACCCTCAATTTTCTCTGGTGA
- the LOC132603986 gene encoding agamous-like MADS-box protein AGL27 isoform X2, with protein MGRRKVEIKRIQEKSCRQVAFSKRRKGLLKKAKALSTLCDVDVAVVIFSNSGKLYEFSNTNSLTGILQQYESHIEAEKEISAEILLEEHSKCSRFMKMGELLQTTERQLEETNADGLAVTDLVHLENELQTALIQARSRKTHLMLESVKGLHEKQKLLREENKLLEDNIQIARIKKNGTVNEMSPPHKICGQQRVTLNFLW; from the exons ATGGGGCGAAGGAAGGTAGAAATAAAGAGAATCCAAGAGAAAAGCTGTAGGCAAGTTGCTTTTTCTAAACGGAGAAAAGGTCTATTGAAGAAAGCCAAAGCACTCTCAACTCTGTGCGATGTTGATGTTGCTGTTGTTATCTTCTCCAATAGTGGCAAGCTCTATGAATTCTCCAACACTAACAG TCTAACAGGGATCCTTCAACAATATGAAAGCCACATCGAAGCAGAAAAAGAGATCTCTGCAGAAATCCTGCTCGAAGAG CACTCTAAATGCTCAAGGTTCATGAAAATGGGAGAACTGTTACAAACAACAGAAAG GCAACTGGAGGAAACTAATGCTGATGGTCTCGCAGTGACTGATCTTGTCCATTTGGAAAACGAACTTCAAACTGCTCTAATACAAGCCAGATCTAGAAAG ACACATTTGATGCTTGAATCTGTTAAGGGTCTTCATGAGAAG CAAAAACTGCTGCGAGAGGAAAACAAACTTTTGGAGGACAAC ATACAGATAGCTAGGATCAAGAAAAACGGAACAGTGAATGAGATGTCACCACCCCACAAAATTTGTGGACAACAGAGAGTGACCCTCAATTTTCTCTGGTGA
- the LOC132603986 gene encoding agamous-like MADS-box protein AGL27 isoform X1: protein MGRRKVEIKRIQEKSCRQVAFSKRRKGLLKKAKALSTLCDVDVAVVIFSNSGKLYEFSNTNSLTGILQQYESHIEAEKEISAEILLEEHSKCSRFMKMGELLQTTERQLEETNADGLAVTDLVHLENELQTALIQARSRKTHLMLESVKGLHEKDELRSFKFSIRLHMTSPFLQQKLLREENKLLEDNIQIARIKKNGTVNEMSPPHKICGQQRVTLNFLW from the exons ATGGGGCGAAGGAAGGTAGAAATAAAGAGAATCCAAGAGAAAAGCTGTAGGCAAGTTGCTTTTTCTAAACGGAGAAAAGGTCTATTGAAGAAAGCCAAAGCACTCTCAACTCTGTGCGATGTTGATGTTGCTGTTGTTATCTTCTCCAATAGTGGCAAGCTCTATGAATTCTCCAACACTAACAG TCTAACAGGGATCCTTCAACAATATGAAAGCCACATCGAAGCAGAAAAAGAGATCTCTGCAGAAATCCTGCTCGAAGAG CACTCTAAATGCTCAAGGTTCATGAAAATGGGAGAACTGTTACAAACAACAGAAAG GCAACTGGAGGAAACTAATGCTGATGGTCTCGCAGTGACTGATCTTGTCCATTTGGAAAACGAACTTCAAACTGCTCTAATACAAGCCAGATCTAGAAAG ACACATTTGATGCTTGAATCTGTTAAGGGTCTTCATGAGAAG GATGAATTAAGATCATTTAAATTTTCCATTAGACTGCACATGACAAGCCCGTTTTTGCAGCAAAAACTGCTGCGAGAGGAAAACAAACTTTTGGAGGACAAC ATACAGATAGCTAGGATCAAGAAAAACGGAACAGTGAATGAGATGTCACCACCCCACAAAATTTGTGGACAACAGAGAGTGACCCTCAATTTTCTCTGGTGA
- the LOC132603986 gene encoding agamous-like MADS-box protein AGL27 isoform X4, producing the protein MGRRKVEIKRIQEKSCRQVAFSKRRKGLLKKAKALSTLCDVDVAVVIFSNSGKLYEFSNTNSLTGILQQYESHIEAEKEISAEILLEEHSKCSRFMKMGELLQTTERQLEETNADGLAVTDLVHLENELQTALIQARSRKQKLLREENKLLEDNIQIARIKKNGTVNEMSPPHKICGQQRVTLNFLW; encoded by the exons ATGGGGCGAAGGAAGGTAGAAATAAAGAGAATCCAAGAGAAAAGCTGTAGGCAAGTTGCTTTTTCTAAACGGAGAAAAGGTCTATTGAAGAAAGCCAAAGCACTCTCAACTCTGTGCGATGTTGATGTTGCTGTTGTTATCTTCTCCAATAGTGGCAAGCTCTATGAATTCTCCAACACTAACAG TCTAACAGGGATCCTTCAACAATATGAAAGCCACATCGAAGCAGAAAAAGAGATCTCTGCAGAAATCCTGCTCGAAGAG CACTCTAAATGCTCAAGGTTCATGAAAATGGGAGAACTGTTACAAACAACAGAAAG GCAACTGGAGGAAACTAATGCTGATGGTCTCGCAGTGACTGATCTTGTCCATTTGGAAAACGAACTTCAAACTGCTCTAATACAAGCCAGATCTAGAAAG CAAAAACTGCTGCGAGAGGAAAACAAACTTTTGGAGGACAAC ATACAGATAGCTAGGATCAAGAAAAACGGAACAGTGAATGAGATGTCACCACCCCACAAAATTTGTGGACAACAGAGAGTGACCCTCAATTTTCTCTGGTGA